A single window of Hymenobacter sp. APR13 DNA harbors:
- a CDS encoding S41 family peptidase, whose product MGFSSRFLSVLLSGFGIAAPALAQQAAPVSALTRQFAPAQLRHDLEVLHQTVKAGHLGARTYHSPAYLDSCAAAVQAQLTQPLTEREFRALLRPYVAALGCGHTAVQASEASQAAAKRATPFVLPLQLAPVAGRLVVVATPGLRPGLLQPGDEVLALNQRPAPEVLQGMLRQVPSDGLNQTHALNAVRRNTYAYYANAFGLPEEHVLQVRAANGTERTLRLTAADVDTAQANLQARAARQPAPGRLLQRHGSNSLRLLPQDSSVAVLDLNTLSGSQKSFYKAAFRALQQRPVRALVLDLRDNGGGQAFGGNALLRYLLPAPFQFVFETGPEQRRVRRQLAMGFWERATPGLMSTNPLQTWQRGRHQFVFRFRPSRQLHYNGPVYVLTNGGTFSMASYVAAYLKHRAGATVVGEETGGGEAGSNAMLSGRLQLPETGQLVQFPVYRVVHQVPAGPDTGRGVLPTVPVTYSAADLVQGHDRDLATVLELIAARAAK is encoded by the coding sequence ATGGGTTTCTCTTCTCGCTTTTTGAGTGTATTGCTGAGCGGCTTTGGCATCGCCGCCCCCGCCCTTGCCCAGCAGGCCGCACCTGTTTCGGCCCTTACCCGCCAGTTTGCCCCCGCCCAGCTCCGCCACGACCTGGAGGTGCTGCACCAAACCGTGAAGGCCGGCCACCTGGGCGCCCGCACCTATCATTCGCCCGCCTACCTCGACTCCTGCGCGGCCGCAGTGCAGGCTCAGCTCACGCAGCCCCTCACCGAGCGGGAGTTTCGGGCGCTGCTGCGGCCCTACGTAGCGGCGCTGGGCTGCGGCCATACCGCGGTTCAGGCCTCGGAAGCCTCGCAGGCAGCGGCCAAGCGCGCTACGCCGTTTGTGCTGCCGCTGCAGCTGGCACCGGTAGCGGGGCGCCTGGTGGTGGTAGCCACGCCCGGCCTGCGCCCCGGCCTGCTGCAGCCCGGCGACGAAGTGCTGGCCCTCAACCAGCGCCCGGCGCCCGAGGTGCTGCAGGGCATGCTCCGCCAGGTGCCCTCCGATGGCCTCAACCAGACGCACGCCCTCAATGCCGTGCGCCGCAACACTTACGCCTACTACGCCAACGCCTTCGGGCTGCCCGAGGAACACGTGCTGCAGGTGCGTGCCGCCAACGGCACCGAGCGGACGCTCCGCCTGACGGCAGCCGACGTGGACACCGCCCAGGCCAACCTGCAGGCGCGGGCCGCCCGCCAGCCCGCGCCCGGCCGGCTGCTGCAGCGCCACGGCAGCAACAGCCTGCGCCTGCTACCCCAGGACTCATCGGTGGCGGTACTGGACCTGAACACGCTCAGCGGCTCGCAGAAGTCGTTTTACAAAGCCGCCTTCCGGGCGCTGCAGCAACGGCCGGTGCGCGCCCTGGTGCTCGACCTGCGCGACAACGGCGGCGGCCAGGCGTTCGGGGGCAATGCGCTGCTGCGTTACCTGCTGCCGGCCCCGTTTCAGTTTGTGTTTGAAACCGGCCCCGAGCAGCGCCGGGTGCGCCGGCAGCTGGCAATGGGCTTCTGGGAGCGGGCCACGCCGGGCCTGATGAGCACCAACCCGCTCCAGACCTGGCAGCGGGGCCGCCACCAGTTTGTGTTCCGGTTCCGGCCGAGCCGCCAGCTGCACTACAACGGGCCGGTATACGTCCTCACCAATGGTGGTACGTTCTCGATGGCCAGCTACGTGGCCGCCTACCTCAAGCACCGCGCCGGCGCTACGGTGGTAGGCGAGGAAACCGGGGGCGGCGAGGCCGGCTCCAACGCCATGCTCTCGGGGCGGCTACAGCTGCCCGAAACCGGGCAGCTCGTCCAATTCCCGGTGTATCGGGTGGTGCACCAGGTGCCCGCCGGCCCCGATACCGGCCGGGGCGTACTGCCTACCGTGCCCGTCACGTACTCCGCCGCCGACCTCGTGCAGGGCCACGACCGGGACCTGGCCACCGTGCTGGAGCTGATTGCGGCCCGGGCGGCCAAGTAA
- a CDS encoding redoxin domain-containing protein, producing MSIRRISILAAATLLFCTVAAVGVARAQGGRTVSDFSLRSATNTEVALKSYAGSKAVVVVFLNPNCAYSKLYQNRLAALNTQFSGRGVQFLFINAPINLEASADIAEAEKLKIKATADLPLLTDEGQKVSALLGATKTPEVVVLQPVGDGFAVRYKGAIDDNPLVESDVQERYVQQALTNLLAGRPVGVADKRGAGCLIKRN from the coding sequence ATGTCCATTCGCCGAATTTCCATCCTGGCTGCCGCCACGCTCCTGTTTTGCACGGTTGCGGCTGTTGGGGTGGCCCGGGCCCAGGGCGGGCGCACCGTCAGCGACTTCAGCCTACGCAGCGCCACCAACACCGAAGTAGCCCTGAAAAGCTACGCCGGCAGCAAGGCCGTGGTGGTGGTGTTCCTCAACCCGAACTGCGCCTACTCCAAGCTCTACCAAAACCGGCTTGCTGCCCTAAACACGCAGTTCAGCGGCCGGGGCGTGCAGTTCCTGTTCATCAATGCCCCCATCAACCTCGAAGCCAGCGCCGACATAGCCGAGGCTGAGAAGCTGAAAATCAAAGCCACCGCCGACCTGCCCCTGCTCACCGACGAAGGCCAGAAGGTCAGCGCCCTGCTGGGAGCCACCAAAACGCCCGAAGTGGTGGTGCTGCAGCCCGTAGGCGACGGGTTTGCCGTGCGCTACAAAGGTGCCATCGACGACAACCCGCTGGTGGAAAGCGACGTGCAGGAGCGCTACGTGCAGCAGGCCCTCACCAACCTGCTGGCCGGCCGCCCCGTGGGCGTAGCCGACAAGCGCGGCGCCGGCTGCCTGATCAAGCGCAACTAG
- a CDS encoding 4'-phosphopantetheinyl transferase superfamily protein, with the protein MPLHSLTPLSGQALLGLWQLTEPPEALWPLLPQPLHYTARFPQGRHEDRARQWLAGRVLAHQLLRELTDAPATLHNDANGRPFFAELPAWGVSLSHSGEWVAAVVARDAAVGIDIELERPKALKLAPRFLSEAERADAGSDAAKHSVYWSAKETLYKLHSRRGLVFKEQLLLDPFRLREAGVLTGHLLLENSRSQHQIHYQRPAPDYVLTYCVE; encoded by the coding sequence ATGCCGCTTCACTCCCTCACTCCCCTATCCGGCCAGGCGCTGCTGGGCTTGTGGCAGCTCACCGAGCCGCCGGAGGCGCTTTGGCCGCTGCTGCCGCAGCCGCTGCACTACACGGCCCGCTTCCCGCAGGGCCGCCACGAAGACCGGGCGCGGCAGTGGCTGGCGGGCCGGGTGCTGGCCCACCAGTTGCTACGCGAACTGACCGACGCCCCCGCCACCCTGCACAACGACGCCAACGGCCGCCCGTTCTTTGCCGAGCTGCCCGCCTGGGGCGTGTCGTTGTCGCACTCTGGCGAGTGGGTGGCGGCGGTGGTGGCCCGCGACGCCGCAGTTGGCATAGATATTGAATTGGAACGCCCCAAAGCCCTGAAGTTGGCGCCGCGGTTTCTATCGGAAGCCGAACGGGCCGACGCCGGCAGCGACGCCGCCAAGCATAGTGTGTACTGGAGTGCCAAGGAAACACTGTATAAGCTGCATAGCCGCCGGGGTCTGGTGTTCAAGGAGCAATTGTTGCTCGACCCGTTCAGGCTGCGGGAGGCAGGTGTGTTGACGGGACACCTGCTCCTCGAAAACTCCCGCAGCCAACACCAGATCCACTATCAGCGCCCGGCTCCCGATTACGTACTAACTTACTGCGTGGAGTAA